A window from Lytechinus pictus isolate F3 Inbred chromosome 9, Lp3.0, whole genome shotgun sequence encodes these proteins:
- the LOC129267925 gene encoding ets DNA-binding protein pokkuri-like, which translates to MEQASTRQVPHQHHHSPPPMMQDHHHHQQRPSVGAEKASDTMVLQTNSPMPTNQDPVKWSREEVLNWLKWCQEEFSLDSVNAEKFTMNGKALCLMPKQSFCDRAPECGDILYELLQKLFRKECRFYHPNSSEPRRSPDPQFNRISGSSESQNVSGSSQETLGYQGNLTIPPSNSSPRLPIDLSAQPEKPNTPCSDSGHSSPDTAEDLRLAATNNPASAPHYRRVNVPPMITLTSSNRSSPQRMFEKQSPRHLGGKSLQDGLSESVMDTTAVPPSPTKRLRMEYGHPGGVASAFPQVNTGHIELRHRANTAERIEQQNLHQGSHQSLHPHSHPRLLGRRRLSSDDGLATGRAPSTYGVERHSTGALISMGGLYSHSGLPTLQVPCTVPSLVAGSAILSRLQQRRNSTGGAEGIADSLSQSPHHPGSISSMPRRRSMDPDDVFLLDEDGFETRKAAGGDCRLLWDFLVQLLKNKTYMPYIRWEDRRERVFRILDPVQIANLWGLQKNRTNMTYEKLSRALRYYYKMGILQKEQGQKLTYRFLQDPKDIANSQRFSKMARNKDNPEHSEVTGSQASPIHPFSTASSTSPLVMSSTPSTATSMSMHSSAMMSSTMMPSLMTPSSLGSNRMYGLPTQVPHSTDRLYPDHEDSCPSSSIGQRSSVHMASTSSTPSPSPPVAGDDPVAVATHQMEGVSMMALTAQWQAANSGTSETKIEGLKVKEEPSSRPQSPEMEC; encoded by the exons ATGGAGCAGGCATCCACCAGACAGGTTCCGCACCAGCACCACCACTCTCCGCCTCCCATGATGCAggatcaccatcaccatcagcaGCGTCCGTCGGTCGGAGCAGAGAAGGCCAGCGACACGATGGTCCTACAGACCAATTCTCCCATGCCTACGA ACCAGGACCCAGTGAAATGGTCCAGGGAGGAAGTCCTGAACTGGTTAAAATGGTGCCAAGAGGAATTCTCCCTCGACAGCGTCAATGCCGAGAAGTTCACCATGAATGGGAAAGCCCTGTGCCTCATGCCCAAGCAATCGTTTTGCGACCGGGCGCCAGAGTGTGGCGATATCCTCTACGAACTTCTTCAGAAACTGTTCCGTAAAG AATGCCGGTTTTATCATCCGAATTCTTCAGAACCGAGAAGATCACCTGACCCTCAGTTTAACAGAATAA GTGGATCTTCGGAAAGTCAGAATGTCTCAGGATCATCGCAAGAAACGCTAGGATACCAGGGGAACTTGACGATACCCCCCTCAAACTCCAGTCCACGTTTACCAATCGATCTTTCTGCTCAGCCAG aaaaGCCTAACACCCCATGCAGTGATTCAGGTCACAGTTCACCCGACACGGCAGAGGACCTACGACTAGCCGCAACCAACAACCCTGCTTCTGCGCCCCACTACCGTCGTGTAAATGTACCACCCATGATTACCCTCACTTCGTCAAACCGTAGCTCACCCCAGCGCATGTTTGAGAAACAGTCCCCGCGACACCTTGGCGGGAAAAGCCTACAGGACGGTCTGAGTGAGTCAGTGATGGATACCACCGCAGTTCCGCCTTCTCCGACAAAGCGGCTTCGGATGGAGTATGGCCATCCTGGCGGGGTCGCGTCAGCATTCCCGCAAGTCAACACAGGCCACATTGAGCTCCGGCATCGCGCCAACACGGCAGAGCGGATAGAGCAGCAGAACCTGCATCAGGGCTCGCACCAGAGCCTGCATCCTCACTCGCATCCACGGCTCCTCGGGCGACGGAGATTGAGCTCCGACGACGGACTCGCGACAGGGAGGGCCCCATCCACGTACGGAGTGGAGCGACACAGTACCGGAGCCTTGATCAGTATGGGAGGACTTTATAGTCATAGCGGTTTACCAACGCTTCAGGTGCCGTGTACGGTACCTAGTCTAGTAGCAGGGTCGGCGATTCTTTCCAGGTTACAGCAGAGGAGAAATAGCACAGGTGGTGCAGAAG GTATAGCTGATAGTCTCAGTCAGAGCCCTCATCATCCCGGTAGCATCTCGTCAATGCCGCGGCGACGGAGCATGGATCCAGACGACGTCTTTCTACTCGACGAGGACGGGTTTGAGACGCGCAAGGCTGCAG GTGGGGATTGTCGTCTTCTCTGGGACTTCTTGGTCCAACTCCTAAAGAATAAGACCTACATGCCATACATCAGATGGGAGGACCGGCGGGAAAGGGTCTTCCGGATCCTGGACCCGGTCCAAATCGCCAATCTCTGGGGACTGCAGAAGAACAGAACCAACATGACCTACGAGAAACTCTCGAGGGCGCTCCGCTACTACTATAAAATGGGGATATTGCAGAAGGAACAGGGCCAGAAGCTCACCTATAG GTTTTTGCAAGACCCTAAAGATATTGCCAACAGCCAACGCTTCTCAAAGATGGCCCGAAATAAGGACAATCCAGAACATTCCGAGGTCACGGGATCACAGGCCTCACCAATCCATCCCTTCTCGACGGCATCGTCGACCTCGCCGCTGGTCATGTCATCAACCCCTTCGACAGCGACGTCGATGTCGATGCATTCATCGGCCATGATGTCCTCAACGATGATGCCCTCATTGATGACACCCTCATCGCTTGGTTCAAATAGAATGTATGGTCTGCCCACTCAAGTTCCGCACTCGACGGACCGCCTCTATCCCGACCACGAAGACTCATGTCCAAGTTCATCCATAGGTCAGAGGTCGTCCGTTCACATGGCCTCGACCTCatccaccccctccccatcGCCCCCTGTAGCTGGCGATGACCCCGTCGCCGTCGCAACGCATCAGATGGAAGGCGTGTCCATGATGGCGCTGACGGCACAGTGGCAAGCCGCTAACTCCGGAACGTCGGAGACCAAAATTGAAGGGTTAAAGGTCAAAGAGGAACCGAGTAGTAGACCCCAGTCACCGGAAATGGAATGCTAG